The window GGCGCTCGACGCCGGGGCCCTGACGGTGGAGCTCGGGCTGAGGAAGGCGGACGGGACACCGGCCGACCCCGAAAGCATCGTGCTGGAGTGTGTGCTGGATCCGGGCCGGGACGCGGCCCTGGCGAAGATCCCCGTCGCGGGCGGCGACGAGGGCGGAGAGGGCGAGCCGGAGCCCGGGCCGACGGAGACCTGGCCCGCCGACGAGCGGGACGCGGGAGCCGTGGACGGCCGGCCGGAGGTCGGTACCGCTGCGAAGCCGTCCGCCGCCGACGGCGTGCCTCCCTGTGTGGGTGACCCGAGCGCCGAGCTCGGCATGGTCGCGTACGTCACCGGATACGCCAATGTGACGAAACTCGACGGCGCGACCAGATTCCCGGTCGCCTGCGCCCGGATCACCCAGGGGCTCAGCCAGCTCGTGCCCGACGGTGAGTTCCTCCACATCTTGCAGGATTCGACCGTCGACCTGGAGTACGAGGGGAAGCCGCAGCTTCCTCCCTCGTCCGGGACCTTTCTGACCTTCGGCTTCATGCCGACCACCGCGACCCTGGAGATGACGCAGATCCCCCCGGCGGCCAACCCCGACGGCACCCGTGAGGCGAATATCAAGTCCGATCTGGCGATCAACCTCGCCGAGGGTTCCACCAAGGCCCTCACGGTCGTGACTCTCCAGCTGATGCTCAGGCTCCGCGACGTCGAGGTGAACGGGGTGCCCCTCGACGTAGGCGACAACTGCCGGACGAGCAAGCCCTTCACGCTCAGGCTGGAAGGGCGCATGACGCTGAAGGACGGCGTCCAGGTCGGCTACACCCTGGCCACCGGAGGCGAGTTGACCGGGTCGGTCACCCTGCCTCCCTTCAGCGGGTGCGGGGCCCACGAGGATCTGGACAGCCTCTTCACCGCCTCCCTGTCCGGGGTACCCGGATACGTCAAGCAGACGCAGGGTGCCCCCTGTGCGGCCGTCAGCGCGGATCCGACGTTCTGTACGCCCGACTTCCGGCCGACGGACATCCCCACGGCGGCTCGCTGAGCCCCGGAACCGCCCCGAGAACCGCACCGCGCACAGCAATCCCCCGAGCCGCTACCGAATTGAGGGAACGATGAGACCTGCCTCGAAGACCTGGATCAAGGCCGCCGGCGCCGTCGCCGCGTCCGCCGCGCTGGTCATGCCGCTGAGCGCGACGCCCGCCGGTGCCGCCGCGGCGGCGGCGCAGCTCAACGGTGCCTGGGCCCCGTTCGACCGGTGTCCCGTGGACGCCCCGGCCATGCTCGCGACGGACGGCGACACGGACATCCCCCTCTGTGTGACGTCCACCTCGCCCAACGGGACGATCAAGCTGGGCAACACCACGGCCACGACGGGTTCCACCAACCTGCAGTTCGGGGTGATCCAGCACCCGGCCGAGGGGACCTACACCGTCGTCCCGCCGCCCGCCGGCTCCATCGTCAGCGGCAAGACCACCATCCCCGGCGGGCTGCTCGGCATCATGTGCCCCAGCAACGTCCCCGTGATCTCCGCCGTGTGCGGGCAGATCACCAACGCCACCCTGAACAAGGTGACGGCCACGGTCGAGTCCGCGGGCACGCCGACCGAATTCAGCCTGGTCGCCGGAATATCCTCCGGGCCCATCGTCAAGCTGCCCGTCAAGATCAAGTTGGAGAACCCGCTGCTCGGCTCCAACTGCTACATCGGGAGCAGCGGCAGCCCGGTGATCCTGCGCCCCGGGAACCTCAGTGCGCCCAGCCTGGCGGCCACCAGGCACAACGGTGACGGCTCGGACAACCCGGACGAGGGCTCTCTCATCCAGATCGGCCTGTCCGGGGCCGCGCAGGGCGACAGCCAGTTCGCCGTGCCGAAGGCCAGTGGCTGCGGCCTCGGCGGGATCCTCAGCTGGGCGATCGACCTGAAGGTCGGCCTGCCCGCCGGGGCAGGGTCGAACAACCTGGTCCTGAACGACGCCAGGACCTCCACCATCGGCCTCACGGCGCCGGGGCTGTCGGTGCCGAACGCCGGCAAGGAGTTCGCGCAGAACTGGCACTCCGCGGTGAAGTAGGCCGAGAGGGAGGCACGCGCCGCGCCTTGTCACTTGGTGCGTGCCGGCACGGCGTCCACCGGGCCCGCCCCGACCGAAGGAACCCTGGTCGGGGCGGGCTTCCGTGCGCAGGTGCTGCCTTTCGCCGCCGCGCGGCCCCGCCTCGAATGCCTCACTTATGGATAGGTTTCGCTCCCCGATTACTCA is drawn from Streptomyces sp. NBC_00178 and contains these coding sequences:
- a CDS encoding DUF6801 domain-containing protein: MAGTRRRTARGAAVATAVLLGGMIPGAQAASGTQRIDAELAYTCAAPGGEQHPVEVGVTAEVTDSARPGDRLQPEGVTLDVRLPETVLAGVPDAGAATLTAATRLSVAVSQDDRRAGAEWLGSTPEPVTVPGAGGPKLSTTGRVPYVQPTAEGELALDAGALTVELGLRKADGTPADPESIVLECVLDPGRDAALAKIPVAGGDEGGEGEPEPGPTETWPADERDAGAVDGRPEVGTAAKPSAADGVPPCVGDPSAELGMVAYVTGYANVTKLDGATRFPVACARITQGLSQLVPDGEFLHILQDSTVDLEYEGKPQLPPSSGTFLTFGFMPTTATLEMTQIPPAANPDGTREANIKSDLAINLAEGSTKALTVVTLQLMLRLRDVEVNGVPLDVGDNCRTSKPFTLRLEGRMTLKDGVQVGYTLATGGELTGSVTLPPFSGCGAHEDLDSLFTASLSGVPGYVKQTQGAPCAAVSADPTFCTPDFRPTDIPTAAR